The following coding sequences are from one Musa acuminata AAA Group cultivar baxijiao chromosome BXJ2-4, Cavendish_Baxijiao_AAA, whole genome shotgun sequence window:
- the LOC103982333 gene encoding uncharacterized protein LOC103982333: MEFCPMCGNLLQIEPAASGRRLRFFCPTCPYVCPVTNKIVKKQHLAKKELETIFSGADAMKFAPKTATTCPRCHNGEAFFRQMQIRSADEPMTTFYKCCNDNCQHEWRDD; this comes from the exons ATGGAGTTCTGCCCGATGTGTGGGAACCTGTTGCAGATCGAGCCGGCGGCGAGCGGGCGGAGGCTGCGCTTCTTTTGCCCCACCTGCCCTTACGTCTGCCCCGTCACCAACAAG ATCGTCAAGAAGCAGCATTTGGCGAAGAAAGAGTTGGAGACCATCTTCAGCGGAGCCGACGCCATGAAGTTTGCCCCCAAAACCGCAA CAACCTGTCCAAGATGTCACAATGGAGAGGCATTCTTCAGACAAATGCAAATTCGATCcgctgatgaaccaatgacaacaTTTTACAAGTGCTGCAATGATAATTGTCAACATGAATGGCGAGATGACTGA
- the LOC103982332 gene encoding dof zinc finger protein 1, whose translation MRTNWGQNRALPTRVLHLHTFPPSNTDLGIKEWVGVAERNHPLLISKAVRSCGKRSLPRLLPAVLWMDATQWPQGIGLMKPVEESASSITTTAGGNTCTTARSQEMERRPRPHKEQALGCPRCSSTNTKFCYYNNYSLTQPRYFCKSCRRYWTDGGSLRNVPVGGGSRKNKKSSLISSTTTKSSSSAAAALPTASTLFIPPSASLSTSPEAPKFHEARQDLHQHSHPGNTFATVAPLSTMELLKSEMEARNHLGPFMPEYPSGFGLQQLRPPTLTFPLDGIAGYRSLPGIQANSSGKLLFPFEDLRPVVPSINVSDQFHQNKEQGSDPPGFWHGIIGGGGGGSW comes from the exons ATGCGCACAAACTGGGGCCAAAACAGGGCCCTCCCCACACGTGTGCTGCACCTGCACACATTCCCTCCCTCGAATACAGATCTCGGCATTAAAGAATGGGTTGGTGTTGCAGAAAGGAATCATCCTCTCCTCATCTCTAAGGCAGTCCGTTCCTGTGGAAAGCGCTCTCTTCCTCGTCTCCTTCCTGCTGTTCTTTGGATGGACGCTACCCAGTGGCCTCAG GGCATAGGGCTGATGAAGCCCGTGGAGGAGTCCGCGTCCTCCATCACAACCACCGCGGGAGGCAACACATGCACCACTGCCAGGTCACAGGAGATGGAGAGGAGGCCAAGGCCGCACAAGGAGCAGGCTCTGGGCTGCCCCCGGTGCAGctccaccaacaccaagttctgctactacaacaactacagcctCACGCAGCCCCGGTACTTCTGCAAGAGTTGCCGGAGGTATTGGACCGATGGCGGATCCCTCAGGAATGTCCCGGTGGGTGGTGGCTCAAGAAAGAACAAGAAATCCTCCCTGATCTCCTCCaccaccacgaaatcctcctcctcCGCAGCAGCAGCGTTACCTACCGCCTCAACTCTGTTCATCCCTCCATCTGCATCCCTTTCCACCAGCCCCGAAGCTCCAAAGTTTCATGAGGCCCGGCAGGACCTCCACCAACATAGCCACCCTGGCAATACCTTTGCCACTGTCGCTCCTCTCTCTACCATGGAGCTACTGAAGAGTGAGATGGAAGCAAGAAACCACCTTGGCCCTTTCATGCCCGAATACCCATCCGGATTCGGATTGCAACAACTCAGACCACCTACTCTCACTTTTCCTTTGGATGGAATTGCTGGGTACAGGAGCTTGCCCGGAATCCAGGCGAACTCTAGTGGTAAGCTGCTGTTTCCTTTCGAGGACCTGAGGCCAGTAGTCCCATCAATCAATGTTTCCGATCAGTTCCATCAGAACAAGGAACAAGGAAGTGATCCTCCTGGTTTTTGGCACGGTAtcatcggaggaggaggaggaggctcatGGTAG
- the LOC103982331 gene encoding uncharacterized protein LOC103982331: MLVSRVLGRVLGAASKSESFATSAAAAAADSARRAHNPLEEFFEVDRSTDEEKPVVYGRGWKASELRLKSWDDLQKLWYVLLKEKNLLMTQRQMLHAQNLRFPNPERIPKVRKSMCRIKHVLTERAIAEPDPRRSAEMKRMINAL; the protein is encoded by the exons ATGTTGGTGTCCAGGGTTTTGGGGCGAGTGCTTGGCGCCGCTTCCAAATCGGAGTCCTTTGCGACTTCCGCCGCGGCGGCCGCTGCAGATTCGGCTAGGAGGGCACATAATCCTCTCGAGGAGTTCTTTGAGGTGGACAGAAGCACGGATGAAGAAAAACCCGTCGTTTATG GACGTGGTTGGAAGGCTTCTGAATTGCGTCTCAAATCTTGGGATGACCTTCAGAAGCTGTGGTACGTCCTTCTGAAGGAAAAGAATCTGCTAATGACTCAACGCCAAATGCTTCATGCTCAGAACCTTCGCTTTCCTAACCCAGAACGAATTCCGAAG GTAAGGAAGTCAATGTGTCGAATAAAGCATGTCTTAACTGAGAGAGCAATTGCTGAACCTGATCCAAGGAGGTCTGCAGAAATGAAGAGGATGATTAATGCCTTGTGA
- the LOC135581338 gene encoding E3 ubiquitin-protein ligase BIG BROTHER-like isoform X1 — translation MAMEFDTKEKKQVNVHYMNIPVPYVVEENFGGYFHSHDDIAWAEELQNQESMYSSFQRNVHSDISEDSSSASSRLHNGHNKSMGESNSSGTARFESQLARDEAFARELQELENQLADTSLGEITKIEANITPAQSSTANVEPNSASPSSQVAREDDIDPDSMSYEELQQLGETIGAESRGLSDELISLLQSSTYKTGLFSRKDKSEKCVICCMAYKNRDKLIKLPCQHQYHKVCITKWLKINKACPVCSEEVFGS, via the exons ATGGCAATGGAATTCGACACAAAGGAAAAGAAGCAGGTGAATGTccattacatgaatatccctgtaCCTTATGTGGTGGAAGAGAATTTTGGAGGCTATTTCCACAGTCACGATGACATTGCATGGGCTGAGGAGCTTCAGAATCAG GAAAGCATGTACAGCTCATTTCAAAGAAATGTTCATAGTGACATATCGGAAGATTCATCAAGTGCCAGTTCTAGGCTGCATAATGGCCATAATAAAAGCATGGGAGAAAGCAATTCTTCAGGAACTGCTAGATTTGAGTCACAGCTAGCTCGTGATGAAGCTTTTGCCAGAGAACTGCAGGAATTAGAGAATCAGCTTGCTGATACTTCACTTGGTGAAATTACCAAAATAGAAGCTA ATATAACTCCTGCACAGTCTTCCACTGCAAATGTTGAGCCCAATTCTGCAAGCCCATCTTCTCAG GTTGCAAGGGAGGATGATATTGATCCAGACAGTATGAGTTATGAG GAGTTGCAGCAATTGGGTGAAACCATAGGTGCTGAAAGCAGAGGATTGTCAGATGAGCTGATTTCCCTCTTGCAATCCTCAACATACAAAACAGGGTTATTTTCAAGAAAAGACAAATCTGAGAA ATGTGTGATATGTTGCATGGCTTACAAAAACCGAGATAAGTTGATTAAGTTACCCTGCCAGCATCAATACCATAAAGTCTGTATCACTAAATGgttaaagatcaataag GCATGTCCAGTATGCAGTGAAGAAGTTTTTGGTTCTTAA
- the LOC135581338 gene encoding E3 ubiquitin-protein ligase BIG BROTHER-like isoform X2: MAMEFDTKEKKQVNVHYMNIPVPYVVEENFGGYFHSHDDIAWAEELQNQESMYSSFQRNVHSDISEDSSSASSRLHNGHNKSMGESNSSGTARFESQLARDEAFARELQELENQLADTSLGEITKIEANITPAQSSTANVEPNSASPSSQVAREDDIDPDSMSYEELQQLGETIGAESRGLSDELISLLQSSTYKTGLFSRKDKSEKCVICCMAYKNRDKLIKLPCQHQYHKVCITKWLKINKCFPG, from the exons ATGGCAATGGAATTCGACACAAAGGAAAAGAAGCAGGTGAATGTccattacatgaatatccctgtaCCTTATGTGGTGGAAGAGAATTTTGGAGGCTATTTCCACAGTCACGATGACATTGCATGGGCTGAGGAGCTTCAGAATCAG GAAAGCATGTACAGCTCATTTCAAAGAAATGTTCATAGTGACATATCGGAAGATTCATCAAGTGCCAGTTCTAGGCTGCATAATGGCCATAATAAAAGCATGGGAGAAAGCAATTCTTCAGGAACTGCTAGATTTGAGTCACAGCTAGCTCGTGATGAAGCTTTTGCCAGAGAACTGCAGGAATTAGAGAATCAGCTTGCTGATACTTCACTTGGTGAAATTACCAAAATAGAAGCTA ATATAACTCCTGCACAGTCTTCCACTGCAAATGTTGAGCCCAATTCTGCAAGCCCATCTTCTCAG GTTGCAAGGGAGGATGATATTGATCCAGACAGTATGAGTTATGAG GAGTTGCAGCAATTGGGTGAAACCATAGGTGCTGAAAGCAGAGGATTGTCAGATGAGCTGATTTCCCTCTTGCAATCCTCAACATACAAAACAGGGTTATTTTCAAGAAAAGACAAATCTGAGAA ATGTGTGATATGTTGCATGGCTTACAAAAACCGAGATAAGTTGATTAAGTTACCCTGCCAGCATCAATACCATAAAGTCTGTATCACTAAATGgttaaagatcaataag TGTTTCCCTGGTTGA